The genomic DNA TGGATGGCACGGATACATATGGATAGTCTTGAGACTCAGCTAATGCAACATGAGCACAGGTTATTGCGAAAGTTGAGCCCGCGAATTGCGACAGAGCTGcgttgttttcatcaattTGAGGGTAGATATAGCCTCCCAGAGTGCCAGAaatcttcttgttttcgtgAGAGGATAGCGACATCGATATCGGTGGTGAGTTAGCGTCCGGAAGCAAGCGGTATGGGGGATGGAAGCTTGTGGTTGTTTTGCTCTCCATTGGTTGTGGGGTTAGCGAAGGGGGGATGGCAACCTCTGCGCAAGGTGTTATGTAGTTCTTCACGCAGTAGAAATGAATATCTGGAAAGAGCGAGTACAGCGCTTTAATCATGTCATAGTGCTCCTGCTGCGGGTCTGGGAGGCCAAACATCACCGTAAGAACGGCAGATCCCTTGCTTATCCCCCTCAATATTGGTGCTATAAATGCACCCTCTTGGTCGGATATACAAGCAGAGTCTTTTGCGGCAATTTTATCGATTATTAGAGAGAGTTTGCCTTTATTTGGAAGTTCGCAGTCCGCGCCTATGCAGAAGTTTCTGGCATGCGGAAGCGCATGGTTTTCAATGTTATCCTCCGTCGTGCTAATgttcagttttttgaggAATGTGATAAACCTCTTTGTTATGATAGCTCTAGAATTGTTGAATACATCTGAGACCAGCAAATTATCGACAAAGTGCAAAACGACTTTAGTTATGCGTCTTAGGTATCCGCTTTTGCTCACTGAGACCCGAAACGGAACTTTAGGCGACAATGTGTCCGGTAAAAATTCTTTGAAGTACTCAACGGCTTGTATTACCGCTTTGGAAATATTGGTAACGTTCTGGTGTATATCGTCCATCAACCCCGCCAGGTTTTCGTCTAACTGCTTGAGTTCGCGGTCAAGTTGAGCAGCAGTAATCATtgtcttctctttgtttaGTGAAGTACCGCTTCTTTgggaactttttgaaggacGGCTCGAATGCTCGTCTATAGAGTTTAAACCGGTAGagtcctcttcttcgaaaacagGATTTAATGAAGTTCCTCTGCCGAAATCTAAAACCCTCAATGGCTTCCCGACATTTGATGTGTCTCCGCTCTTTTTGTCTTGTGACCCTCCTGTGAgcgttgaagaagcgcCGGTTCCATGTGTTAGTCGACCTTTGGAGAATATGGAAGACGACTGGATGGAGGAAGTCACTCTGCTTGATGAGTCGTCAAATTTGCTTGAGCCGGTAGTGTCCATAACGTCTTCGTCAATACAGGAGGAAGGCGCAGTAGAACTCGGACTGGCATCTCCACTTTTGGTGTCTTTGGCCTCGGTTTTCTTACGACCGATACCgaacaactttttggccatgATATGTCTTTTAGCTTGTTCTGTGTGCAAGATTCCACGTCGCACTGATGTGCAAGGTTCCTAGCTTCGCGTTTGGGATTAACCTTGAACTTACCAGTTTTGAACGGCGATGACTTTCGGTTGTGCTtaattttcaaagaaggcATACATGGCCATATTCACGATGAACAAAAATATGAAGGTCTAAAATCATAATAGTTTATGTACCGAGGGTTAACCTCTACGAATATTCAGCTTTCATTACTAACAAAGACTCGGTGCGTTACTTACTATTTAGACTACTGAGAACGTGTAGTGACTTGTCGTTGTCTGACTCACTCTCACCCACTCGGCTTGTTCCTTTGCCTTTATACGTGCTTACCGCAGGAATATCAGCCTTTATTTTGGTAACATGGGTTGCATATGCTCTAGGCTCAAGCCTTATCAGAGTATGGAGCGGAATCGACATCCAAGGTGATTCTTCTTGAGGAACGTTCATGAAGTATGCGTAGATGCACCTCAGAACGGCCTGGTGGGTAATGATGAGAATATTCTCTTGTCGTTCAAGCTCCATGATGATTGGTTCTAACCGTATGACAACATCGCGATAAGATTCGCCCCCTCGGTACCTGTATTCATACTTGTCTTCATCGCGGGCCTTAAAGTCCTCAGGAAATTTCTCCTCAATTTCTTCGTATGTCATTCCGTCGCATTCTCCCGCGTCCAGCTCATCAAGAGCCTTCCATTGCAATTGTTTGTATGGCAAGTGCTGTGCTGTTTCCTGAGTTCTGATTAGTGTCGATGTCCACACTGTCAAGTCTCTGTCGCCGGCCGATTCGCGAACCAGCTCaggcagctttttggcgTACTTCAGACCACGTTCCGAAAGAGATGAGTCTCCACCGATTTTCTTCTCAATGTTGTAGATGGATTCACCATGTCTTGAGAGCCAGATATAACGGGGCTTTATGTGCAGATTCATAACGTAGAACACAATTCTACTTTCGAGATACGTCTCAACCTTATTGATAATGACTTGCTGGGCAATATTTATCATCCTCACAAATGTGAGATCACGGTCGTCTGTTGTATCCAGTGGCTGATAAACCTGCTCGTAATTTGCAAttctttccaagaaatCTGCGGTTGCCACATCAGGATCGATGCCTTTG from Lachancea thermotolerans CBS 6340 chromosome F complete sequence includes the following:
- the SSY5 gene encoding Ssy5p (similar to uniprot|P47002 Saccharomyces cerevisiae YJL156C SSY5 Component of the SPS plasma membrane amino acid sensor system (Ssy1p-Ptr3p-Ssy5p) which senses external amino acid concentration and transmits intracellular signals that result in regulation of expression of amino acid permease genes), producing the protein MAKKLFGIGRKKTEAKDTKSGDASPSSTAPSSCIDEDVMDTTGSSKFDDSSSRVTSSIQSSSIFSKGRLTHGTGASSTLTGGSQDKKSGDTSNVGKPLRVLDFGRGTSLNPVFEEEDSTGLNSIDEHSSRPSKSSQRSGTSLNKEKTMITAAQLDRELKQLDENLAGLMDDIHQNVTNISKAVIQAVEYFKEFLPDTLSPKVPFRVSVSKSGYLRRITKVVLHFVDNLLVSDVFNNSRAIITKRFITFLKKLNISTTEDNIENHALPHARNFCIGADCELPNKGKLSLIIDKIAAKDSACISDQEGAFIAPILRGISKGSAVLTVMFGLPDPQQEHYDMIKALYSLFPDIHFYCVKNYITPCAEVAIPPSLTPQPMESKTTTSFHPPYRLLPDANSPPISMSLSSHENKKISGTLGGYIYPQIDENNAALSQFAGSTFAITCAHVALAESQDYPYVSVPSTVLQNQYKKAIIDESQRYAKDSPERAAFEEELIRIDQNLKWQDENKFGQVVWGERAVVNSKLSDFAIIKTNSELNCTNFLGDDVATMAGPFLRFQNLYVKDKVLKLKPGSEVFKIGATTKYTSGQFSGSKLVYWADGKIQSSEFVVASPNPLFASGGDSGAWILTKLTGKLGLGVVGMLHSYDGEQRQFGLFSPIGDIFQRLNQVTGVTWDICRPPNAK
- the FBP26 gene encoding fructose-2,6-bisphosphatase (highly similar to uniprot|P32604 Saccharomyces cerevisiae YJL155C FBP26 Fructose-2 6-bisphosphatase required for glucose metabolism), with product MVGLPARGKSFISQKIVRYLSWLSIKSKCFNVGSYRRQGAPRPSAGFFDASNKEAYRIREQAVAQAVEDMMNWFSDEEGVVAILDATNSTKERRKWILRLCRENSIEPMFLESWCDDKDLVLRNIADVKTSSPDYKGIDPDVATADFLERIANYEQVYQPLDTTDDRDLTFVRMINIAQQVIINKVETYLESRIVFYVMNLHIKPRYIWLSRHGESIYNIEKKIGGDSSLSERGLKYAKKLPELVRESAGDRDLTVWTSTLIRTQETAQHLPYKQLQWKALDELDAGECDGMTYEEIEEKFPEDFKARDEDKYEYRYRGGESYRDVVIRLEPIIMELERQENILIITHQAVLRCIYAYFMNVPQEESPWMSIPLHTLIRLEPRAYATHVTKIKADIPAVSTYKGKGTSRVGESESDNDKSLHVLSSLNSK